The Candidatus Woesearchaeota archaeon genome contains the following window.
TCTCAGGATTAGAGAGCTATGAACGCTTTTATGAGCTTGTACCTGAGATGGATTCAAGAAAAAAAAGAATTCAAGAATTATTACTCCGTAGTAAGAGAAAGAAAAACGATCGAGATGTCCTGCCCTATACCTACGTACAAGAAATCCATGACCTATTGAAACACTTTAAATTAGATGATGGTTATTTCTTTCAAAAAAATCTCAAGAAGCAGAATGCCCATCGAGAAACCTGTTGGCGATATCTTAAGAAAATAGAGAATCATCTTCAAAAAGGTATGGATGTCTATCCCTCCTCTGATCTACGGCATATACGTCGGGTTTGGGGCATTTCAATGGCCTCTATTGCAAAAGCAATGCAAATTTCTTTAGCAAGTGTCTACTCCTATGAGGAAACATCACATCCTAAACATAATGATCTAAAGAGAATAATATATGAGCTTATTGAGAAAAAGGCCAAAACGATTATTCCTAAAATTGTATCCCTTCATCAACTGATCCACAGTGATTTGCGTTTTCTTCGAGTTGTTAGTGTTAAACGTATAAAAAACATTGATCAGCCATGGACATATGACGTCACTATTGAACCGACACATTCATTCATAAGTCAAAACCTTGTTCTTCATAATTCAGTTTCAGTCTCAAAAGCAAACATTCAGGCAACACTCCGTGCAGAAACAACCGTGCTTGCAGCAGCCAATCCTAAATTTGGCCGTTTTGATCCTTACGAAACATTATCCCGGCAGATTGATTTGCCTCCTACCTTAATCAATCGTTTTGATTTAATCTTTCCTATTCGTGATATTCCAGACGCTGAGAAAGATTCTAAGATGGCAAAGTTTATTCTTCTGTTACATCAATCCCCCTTATCAGAGATTCCTGAGATTAATACCCATCTCTTGAGAAAATATATTGCTTATGCGCGGCAACGAGTTACTCCTGTACTATCGGACAGCGCTATTGAGGCTATTGAAGAGTATTATCTCAAAATGAGAGGTTCTGGTTCCAAGGATGGAGAGGTTCAAGCGATTCCTATTTCTGCGCGACAACTTGAAGCGTTAGTGAGATTAACCGAGGCATCTGCAAAATTACGACTCAGTACTAAAGCCTTGAAAAAGGATGCTCTAAAGGCAATTGAGCTCTTGCATTTTTGTTTATCCCAGGTTGGTGTTGACCCAGAAACGGGAAAAATTGACATCGATAGAATTTCAACAGGAGTTCCTGCAACTGAACGAAGCAAGATTGTTTTAGTACGAGAAATTATCCATGAGCTTGAAAACACTCTTGGAAAAACCATTCCCATCGAAGATATTGTTAAGGAAGCAGTAGAGCGCGGCATTGAAGAGGAAAAAGTTGAGGAAGCCATTGAGCAATTGAAACGTAAAGGAGATATCTTTGAGCCACGAAAAGGATTCCTCAGTAGGATTTGACAGGATCATCTGGAGATGTACTTAAATATTTATCAAACGAGAAATAAGGGCTTTGTATTCCCTGTAGCTGTTCTGGATTTGTTCGTGCATAAATTTGGGTTGTCTGGAGGTGTGTATGCCCTAAGAGCTGTTGGATCTGCTCAAGCTTTGTTCCTCCTTCAAGTAAATGCATGGCAAAGGTATGACGAAGAATATGGGGAGTAACCTTCTTCCTGATTCCTGCTTTTTTTGCTGCCTTATGTAATATTACTTCAACAGTTCTTACGGTTAATTTTCCATGCGTTGTTGTAAAAAGATAACCATCTGTTTTCTTTTCTTCCTTGCTATATGTTTCTATTTCTGTCACAAGGTTTCTTGGGAGAAGTGTATACCTATCTTTTCTTCCTTTTCCTTGCTTAACCAGTAAGAAACCTCTGGCTATATCAAGATGTTCTCTGCGTATATTCAC
Protein-coding sequences here:
- a CDS encoding tyrosine-type recombinase/integrase; amino-acid sequence: MKRVNSFVVLKEEMMLRNFSPRTMSAYLYHNQRFLQFIQKSPREIKCSDIRSYLLWLYERRMSVSHINVAHSALELYYGKILRRSLELPFQKKPFVYRQTLTKEEIKILLEIVKNKKHKLLIAVLYATGVRVQELVNIRREHLDIARGFLLVKQGKGRKDRYTLLPRNLVTEIETYSKEEKKTDGYLFTTTHGKLTVRTVEVILHKAAKKAGIRKKVTPHILRHTFAMHLLEGGTKLEQIQQLLGHTHLQTTQIYARTNPEQLQGIQSPYFSFDKYLSTSPDDPVKSY